A window of Desulfobacterales bacterium genomic DNA:
AAGGAAGGCGATTTAATAAGAGATTCTTATCATGGCGTCATCGTTACGTTGAATACATCGGATATATATACTTTACAGGATTTAAAAGGTAAAAAATTCGGTTTTACAGATGTGTCATCTTCCAGTGGATATAAGTTTCCAAGACAGGAGTTTATTAACGCAGGTATTCAACCGGATGATTCGTTTTTCAAGATCTTTTTTTTAGGAAAGCATAATAAAGTAACTGATGCTTTAGCCGCTAAAGTCATTGATGGTGCTGCTACTTGGGATGTTAATATGGTCGAGGCTAAAGCAAAGCACGGTGATATTTTTCGAGTTATAGTTCAAACAAAACCGATTCCTGTTTCTGCACTTGCAGCAGCTCCGCATTTGTCTGATGAAACGTTTCAAAAAATTAAACAATGCATTATGAAATTAAAACAAGACGATGAAGCTCTTGAAAAGTTTCGTGAGTATGGCGGTTATTACTATGGATGGAGTGAAAGAGACGATTCATTTTACGATCCAGCGAGGCTTGTGTTAGGAATTATTAAATAATTTTAATTCGGAGATGTTTGTATATGAAAATACTCCCTCGAACCCTTTTGCTGGTATTAATTCCAATGTTGGTAACTGTAGCGGTTTCAATTTATCAGATTAATGCCGTATTAGAACGTCTAAACGAAAAAATAAAAATTGAACTGCATAAAAAAGCTGAAGCTATTCAAAATGATTTAAACCGACAATTAGAGCATAGTCGTCAAGTTGCTGAAATATTTTCGAAACATGACAATTTAATTCAAGGGATGATAACTCGAGATACAGACATGCTTTATAACAAAACAAAAGTGTTTTTAAAATTGGGTATCGATTATTGCGTTTTTATAGATTTAAATAAAGATGTCATTGCCAGAGGTCATGAAGAATTAAAATTTGGAGATAGAATCGATACCCCTTTTATCCAATTAGCAATGGAAGGAAAGCCACAAACGCTGATAGCTTTTTTTGAAGATGAGTATTGTATGCTATCAGTCTTTCCGATTAAAAACTATATACAAAAAATTACAGGAGTTGTTGTCGCAGGAATCGCATTAAACGATAATTTGTTAAAAAAAATAGCCGCTATCTATAATGTGCAATTGAGAATATATGATAATGGAAAAATTCAGGCGACTTCCTTTCAAGAAAATGACTTATCCCATTGGGATGTAACTATTTTTAATTATAATATATTTCAAATTCAAGTTTTAAAAAATAATCAGGCAGAAAAAGACTTTATTGTAAATTTAAGAAAAAAAATATTAATGTCTATTGCTATTTTTTCTATTTTTATGATTATTTTGATTATCTTAGCCAGTTTGTCCCAAATAAAACCTATAAAAGTGCTTGCAAATGAGATGGAAGCCTATCAGGACAGTTCATACTTGGAAGAACT
This region includes:
- the phnD gene encoding phosphate/phosphite/phosphonate ABC transporter substrate-binding protein encodes the protein MRVKELLIFILMSLFLMSTQSYADEEIIFSATPCRPSNEMARIFQPLVDYVQKECGVKASYVAVDKYGELEQKMKEKLIHIGSFTTNAYVQAKAYFPEIRYMLSGLSKEGDLIRDSYHGVIVTLNTSDIYTLQDLKGKKFGFTDVSSSSGYKFPRQEFINAGIQPDDSFFKIFFLGKHNKVTDALAAKVIDGAATWDVNMVEAKAKHGDIFRVIVQTKPIPVSALAAAPHLSDETFQKIKQCIMKLKQDDEALEKFREYGGYYYGWSERDDSFYDPARLVLGIIK